TGCCCTCACAAGAATAGAAGCTAAATAAAAATGGCCACAACACCACAAGCTTACTTATTGTGTAAAAGGTATGTAAATACATGTTACATTATTCAGACATAAAAAGCCTTTTTCTCTGATGAGAATTTGAATTTCATATACTTTTTTGTAATCTATTTATGTGTAGTTAATAGAATATTTGGATTATCCAATAAGCTATTTCCCAACTCTGCTTTTGTTCTTATACCACTGGCTACCAGATGGCTGACCTTTCCCAGAGCAGAAAGAAGTCCTGCATGTAATCTGTGCATTTTGAACTTTAACTTCACATCTCTTGGCAGCTTTGAGGTAACACAAAGGCCTAGACCGCGGGAGACGAGCACCGGGAGGATACTGAGTGACAAAGTGCGGCTGTAGCTACACACAGTCAGTCCATCATGCTGGCATAAGCattattgagcatacactgCCACCTAGTGGGCATTTATAAAATggacattttaaagtaaaataagctCATTTTCTGGCAGACAGTTTTTTGGCTTTGTCACAAAGAGTGAAGAAATAATATTCGGTGATCAATAAcagcataaaacagaaacatggatgGTATAGGAGATACTCTTCACTTACCACAGGTACCAACAACCTTTTTAAACACAGATCTGATTTAAGTTTTAACTTAACTGgaatacataaaaacaataaacgATTGAGGTAAAAGAATTAAGGTTAATTTAAGATTTAAACTGTAAGAGGAGCCATAAAAATGTAACGCATTGCAATGCATATCCACAGTGCACGGAGCACATGTTTGAGGGcattaagtaaaataaataatcaaaggTATCTGCAGTAAAGTTGTTTTTGCaataaaaattcattttatcaTGCATgtcataatgaaaaaaatgctcaCATTTTATATCTGCATCTGTCTCAATGACAAGCAGAAGATCAATTCCTATAACATTTAACTGAAACTACCTGGTGAGACAAATCATAAAAATCTCAGGTGATTTTTAGTTATTTGATGCTTTCAGTAACATCAACTACAAACGTCAAACGTGCATCATATTCCATATAGATATGAAAGAAACATaatttcaaatcaaatgtcATGCAACTAAGCTTCTGCTActaaaacatattcaaaaaGGCTAATGGACCCAAACCTTACACCAGGTGCTCCTAGCATCGAGTTGCTGCATTTTAAGTCCTCAGTCAGTACCTGTGGACACCCTGGTGGTCTGGATTGGCCAGTATGCCGTGTGaagtgcattttttaaaaaaaaaactcaccgATAAGGCTTGTCAGAGTTGTGAATCCGCCGATGGTTCCTAACCCCGACATACGTGGAGCTGGTGTAGTCGCACACATCACACTTATAAATCTTCTGTACACCACATTCTATAACGGGGGGTAAATGAAACAGTTCAAATTTCTGAAAATGGCACagataaaaatcacatttcacaAGAGAAGGGCTGGAGCATGGAGGTACAAGACAGGAGAGTGTCAGCTGGAAATTTCAACAACAATATGTCTCCTATCTTAATATAGAAGGTCATAAAAACATGTCATACCTCCATCTGTTGTCCGATCAGCTTCCCCTACTGCGGCAACAGTTTCAGTGACGGGTGTGAGGGCTGCCATGTCACTGCTGAAGCTGTGGTGCTCTCTCTCATGACTTCTCAACTGACTCTGCAcgaggaaaacacacacacccagtaAGATTTCCATACAAAGAATTGATAATATATGCAGCTGACATTCAAAACAGCTTGTAGTGCTGATCAGTGATATAGTTTTGCAGGACCTCTTAACTTGGAGCGGATATCATAATGGGCCTGCCTTCAATCTTCACAATTACACACTCTCTTAGCCAAACTCCCAAACCTGCTGAATAATATGATCAACTTTGTAATCTCTGCTGCAGATCAGCACTGGAGCTCAATGATAGCTGTGGAATCAATAGTTTTCTCTTTTGCCTGTCTCTTTAAACCAAGGCAAACTTCCACTGCAGCACTGCACCAGGCTCTTCTGACTTTCATTACTCTTTATGGCAATGTTTATCACTTCACACAGGCATTTCATACAGCTAAGTTGGTCTTTAACTCAACTTCTTTACCATTTGGGTTGCTGAAATTGTGTGGCTAGTGTATTTCCATATACTGTAATTTTATATAGTAATTAAGATACAAGGATACCACAGGTACataaatttaaatgaatcaaCTAAATGCCTGAAAGGTACTTCAATTAGAAGAAATATCTCTATTTACATAATTCTGCTCATTGATTTTGAACATGGCCCAAAGATCTTAAATcacaaagatttaaaaagattGAAAGCACAGCAGAAACAGTATAGTGCAGATGAAAGTGCCCATTGCATGGTATATACAGCAGGTAAAAGCAGACAAAAGTAGATGGAAATTGTCTAAAGTTTAGGAGAACTTTATTACGCACTGAGATGAGGATTGTTAAGTGCCAAATGCACGGTTTGATCTGCAACACATGCTAATGCATGAGCAGCTGAACAGAAGATGCTCATAGTTGTTATCAAATCAtgtttctgattttgtttttgtgatgaaaaatatttttcatcaggGTTGCGGTTGATATCAACAGCCAAGAAGACATGAAGCTGTAATGTCATCCAAAGGGACAAGAATGTACTGAAATTACAAAGAAGAAATTCAATTAACAACACAAAATGAGCAAAACTGTCTGAATAATTTTTGATGTAAGAGTATGGCCATGTTTCCATACCCTTACACCAATACCATCTTCTTCCATAATCTAGTCATGCACTCACTCTGGtttctgtaaaatatgtttttatgataaagagacagagaaaaattGAAACAAGGGTCTTGTGAGTTCATCTGTTGATGAGGGGGAAAACTACACAGTAGCACACGAGCCTGAGGAATTAGCACTGCCAGAGTTATATTTGCTTGGAAATACATAAACATTGTCTTTAATATGCAATCTGTGGTTCATCATTGCCTGCTCTTCTACAATGGAACATCTCAAACTGTAATACAAGTCAAAAGTCAAAAAAGAGTAATATAATTCTcttaataatataatacataacTTTATTGGATGacatatacacataaaataACAGGACTGAATGCTGCAGGTGAACGCTGATGTCTCCTTACCTTGTAGTGAAACGTATCTCTGCACTGCTTGCACTGGTACATCCTGGTCTTGCAGTGATGGATCATATGGCTCTCCAGGTCCTTACTGTCCAAGGCGATGTGCTCACAGATGGGACACTGATATGGCTGCCTCTGCCTGTGCACCCGTAGGTGCTGTTTAATGTAGCCCTTATTGCCGCTACTGTAGCGACATAGGCGGCATTGGTATGGCCTTTCACTGCCAGGGATGTAGTCAACCAGATTACCATCAGGAGAGGAAATCAATCTGTCCATTTCTTGGATGCTACACACGTTCCCTGCGACCACTCCAGCCACTGCTCCATTTTGGAACTGTGCGTTATCCTGAAGCTCTCTTAGGATATCCTCATCAGAGGCATTTTGATCTGAGCGCTCTCTGAGTCTTTCAATGACGGTGAGCAATGACAGGCTGATCCCAGCTTTAGTGGCAGGGCCTTCCTCATCTATCTCCATGCCCAAAGACCCTAAATCCTCTCTGTCCTCGCTATGAAGCTCCAGGTCTAATACAGCTCCTGTCCCAATGTCAGAAGCCTTCTCCCCAGCTGTAGGCACTTCTACAGGTTTCTGACCCATGTTCGTACTTGGTAATGTGATGCTCTTTAGGCTTGACTTGGCGCTGGAGTTTGGGAGTTCAGGGGTCCTCATTGGCATAGTTACCAAGGCCTCTGCAGCCAGTGAGTGCAGGCGAAGAGACTCAGAATGTGTCCTTTTGCGACCAGCTGGAGGAATGTTTTCATCCCTTGTAGAGCTACTTAAAGTGACAGAGGATTTAATTTCAGCTCCTAATTGCTGGCTGTCAGAAGTTCTACCTGCACTGCAATCAAGGGCCACCTCATCCTCTTTAACAACTCCCACATGGTCCCGCTCATCCTCTTCTGTATCAAGTAAGCACTTGTCCCTGTCGACATCTGGGCTGAGAAGAAGTGGGTTAGTCGCCATGACTGAATCCTCAGCTGAAGGAAGGCGCTCAACAATCACATTGATATGGCCAGCACTGTTGGGACTGCTGTTGATAATCTTTTGAGCTGAAGACAATAAACTGTCTGTGATACAGGTATTATCATGGTGACTATCTATCTCTACCTCAGTCTCGGCTTCTGTCATCACCTGCACCTCCACCATGGGCTCCTCAGAATTCACATTTTTGACCTCCacactttcctcctcttctgtttttGGACTTTCATTGAGATTAGAAATTGAATGATGCAATACATCCTGTTTATTGTCGACAGCCATCGGCACACAGAGCTGGAGCTTGAAAGCATTGGGGAGCTTTTGGAGGCTCTTATCTTGAAGAACTGGGGGAAGAACAACTATTTCCTCTTTGGCTGTGACAGTGTTAGCTGTAGCCTGGGCCTCTTTCCTTGTGGGTGCCCCATATTCATCCTCAAAGATGGGGTAAGAGCAGTCGACCAGTCCAGCGTGCTTCCAGGCATGGGTCTTGAGCATTCGCTGCTGGCTGCACACATAGCTGCAGATCAGGCAGCGGTACAATCCATACTCTTCATAGCTAtaccatttcttcttctgtggtagCTCCTTGGTACCGTCCACTGAGTTTTTGATGATGCTGGATCTCATACTGCCATCATTCTCTTTCCAGTCCCCATCCTGCTTTCCTAACAGTTCCCTCGGCTCACTGTAGGTATCAGAGGGAGTGGAATTCCTCTTCAGGTTGTTTAAGTGCAGCCTGACATGTGACTCCAGCTGTCTCTGGTCTCTGGAGGTGAAGT
The Mastacembelus armatus chromosome 3, fMasArm1.2, whole genome shotgun sequence DNA segment above includes these coding regions:
- the znf507 gene encoding zinc finger protein 507, which produces MELSNVAVLITHASTASSSSNISSGQGSLSQIQPQQVEDKTSQSFPQKQASDSLIQVIEKLSKIVEKRPQRRCTLVGQKKAPQQASSAEEGGGEEGRKGSRGGSPYKKIKKNCKEQESIEEVQMEGNLADGTLPSPVSGDSNNNITSSVTKETSNPNTSDHKRTVTCYQCSMCPYLSQTLALLKEHLKQHNEQHSDLILMCSECHFTSRDQRQLESHVRLHLNNLKRNSTPSDTYSEPRELLGKQDGDWKENDGSMRSSIIKNSVDGTKELPQKKKWYSYEEYGLYRCLICSYVCSQQRMLKTHAWKHAGLVDCSYPIFEDEYGAPTRKEAQATANTVTAKEEIVVLPPVLQDKSLQKLPNAFKLQLCVPMAVDNKQDVLHHSISNLNESPKTEEEESVEVKNVNSEEPMVEVQVMTEAETEVEIDSHHDNTCITDSLLSSAQKIINSSPNSAGHINVIVERLPSAEDSVMATNPLLLSPDVDRDKCLLDTEEDERDHVGVVKEDEVALDCSAGRTSDSQQLGAEIKSSVTLSSSTRDENIPPAGRKRTHSESLRLHSLAAEALVTMPMRTPELPNSSAKSSLKSITLPSTNMGQKPVEVPTAGEKASDIGTGAVLDLELHSEDREDLGSLGMEIDEEGPATKAGISLSLLTVIERLRERSDQNASDEDILRELQDNAQFQNGAVAGVVAGNVCSIQEMDRLISSPDGNLVDYIPGSERPYQCRLCRYSSGNKGYIKQHLRVHRQRQPYQCPICEHIALDSKDLESHMIHHCKTRMYQCKQCRDTFHYKSQLRSHEREHHSFSSDMAALTPVTETVAAVGEADRTTDGECGVQKIYKCDVCDYTSSTYVGVRNHRRIHNSDKPYRCCSCDFATTNMNSLKSHMRKHPQEHQAVQLLEQYRCSLCGYVCSHPPSLKSHMWKHAGDQNYNYEQVNKAINEAISQSSRAPQKLSAVVESVSERPAVAQPLKDKVKGLVEPLQTPISTITGADLPVHSSVGIPAPMTDISQWPIAFPSPRGSDSGQLQSQSQAHTGQAPGPGMEYCVLLFCCCICGFESTSKERLMEHMKEHEGDIISIILNKDNQQTEAQPDLQTAE